In bacterium, one genomic interval encodes:
- a CDS encoding efflux RND transporter permease subunit — protein MNGSIKWFAGNHVAANILMLVIIVGGFLMAGQVNQEVFPEIQLDLVTVAVRYPGAGPLEVEDGIVRPIEQAIGGLENIKRINGTASEGRGVVSAELIEGADIDDVLNNIKSEVDRIQTFPEEAEEPVISKVTNRREAISLVVYGDASDVALRAHAERIQDDLLALPNVTQVELAATRPYEISIEIPEATLRSLNLTLTDVAATVRQASLDLAGGSVKTEGGEILLRTKEKRYHGGEYENITVQTRNDGSVVKLGDIATVKDGFEDLDKVATFDGKRAVMIKVYRVGNQTPKEVSQAVRTYLDEHKLTLPTSVKADIWQDWSIILDQRLSLLINNGWQGLVLLLIIIGLFLEVRLAFWVAMGIPVSFLGALLILPLFDVSINMLSLFAFILALGLVLDDAIVIGENVHVHREMGKSLYRAAVDSTIELATPLTFSILTTVAAFMPMLFVSGAIGKFMAVIPIIMIAVLLFSLLDSYFILPAHLCGGLSSSNARIWQRIEGVRHHFDDWVEAFSRKYYQRLLRAATEHRYTAIAAATAVMFVLFGVVGGGLIKFVFLPEIDADEIIVNIALPPGSPIEQTESVTRIVEQRGLELVREFDAKRTDTLSNLRHVFVANGFQTFEGGPRGSVDVDGGHLAQVRMLFNGPDQRNIVSTEFADAWRQRVGDLPGVDRMTFQSELIRSGSDIGLQLSHDDFTMLLAATERVKAALSGYQGVSDISDSHAEGKRELQLTLNPEARTLGITERDMAQQVRSAFFGAEALRFQRGRNEVKVMVRYPDEDRRSLSDVEHLHVRTRNGGEVPFTAAATVQDGVGYSEITRTDRKRVVQVSANVNEAEANPDEIVADLQNGLLAQLRADYPGLNVDLEGESRDRRESLGSLGTGFLFALFLIYGLLAIPFKSFTQPLIVMSVIPFGFVGAVVGHMIYGYNLSLMSMFGLVALAGVVVNGALVLIDCMNQLRDQGVPIREAVVQAGIRRFRPILLTFFTTFFGLLPLMSDPSVQAKFLIPMAISLAFGEFATTFIVLIIIPALYLILEDVHDFFKLKGRHYKQVAEVTDSDLKAATAEI, from the coding sequence GTGAACGGATCCATTAAGTGGTTCGCCGGAAATCACGTCGCCGCCAACATCCTGATGCTCGTCATCATCGTCGGCGGATTCCTGATGGCCGGGCAAGTGAACCAAGAAGTCTTTCCGGAGATTCAGCTTGACCTGGTCACAGTGGCGGTACGTTACCCCGGTGCGGGACCGCTCGAAGTCGAAGATGGCATCGTGCGCCCGATCGAGCAAGCGATCGGAGGGCTTGAGAATATCAAGCGAATTAATGGCACGGCGTCCGAAGGGCGCGGTGTGGTCTCGGCCGAGCTGATCGAAGGCGCGGATATTGATGACGTGCTCAACAACATCAAGTCCGAGGTTGACCGAATCCAGACTTTCCCGGAAGAAGCCGAAGAGCCCGTCATCTCGAAAGTGACCAATCGCCGGGAAGCCATCTCATTGGTCGTTTACGGTGACGCGAGCGACGTGGCTCTTCGCGCCCATGCTGAACGCATACAGGACGACCTGCTCGCGTTGCCCAATGTCACGCAGGTCGAACTTGCGGCGACTCGCCCGTATGAAATTTCGATTGAGATTCCCGAAGCGACCTTGCGCAGTTTGAATCTCACACTGACAGACGTCGCCGCGACGGTGCGGCAAGCGTCCTTGGACTTGGCCGGCGGCTCCGTGAAGACGGAAGGCGGCGAAATCCTGCTGCGCACCAAAGAAAAACGGTATCACGGCGGCGAATACGAGAACATCACCGTGCAAACGCGGAATGACGGCAGCGTCGTGAAGCTCGGTGATATCGCCACCGTTAAAGACGGTTTTGAAGATCTCGATAAGGTGGCGACGTTCGACGGCAAACGCGCCGTGATGATCAAGGTCTACCGGGTCGGAAATCAAACCCCGAAAGAAGTTTCGCAGGCGGTTCGCACGTATCTCGATGAACACAAGTTGACCCTGCCGACGTCCGTAAAGGCGGACATCTGGCAGGATTGGTCCATCATCTTGGACCAGCGGCTCAGCCTGCTCATCAACAACGGCTGGCAGGGTTTGGTACTTCTGCTAATTATCATCGGCTTGTTCCTCGAAGTCCGCCTGGCATTTTGGGTTGCCATGGGCATCCCGGTGTCGTTTCTCGGTGCGCTTCTGATTCTGCCGCTCTTTGACGTCAGCATCAACATGCTTTCGCTGTTCGCATTTATTCTGGCGCTTGGTCTTGTGCTTGACGACGCAATTGTCATTGGCGAGAATGTTCACGTGCACCGCGAAATGGGCAAATCGCTCTACCGCGCCGCGGTTGACAGCACCATTGAACTGGCGACGCCATTGACATTCTCGATTCTGACAACGGTGGCGGCATTCATGCCCATGCTGTTTGTGTCCGGTGCTATCGGCAAATTCATGGCCGTCATTCCAATCATCATGATCGCCGTCCTGCTGTTCTCGCTGCTCGATTCGTATTTCATCCTGCCCGCGCACTTATGCGGTGGACTTAGCTCAAGCAATGCGCGAATCTGGCAGCGAATCGAAGGCGTGCGGCACCACTTTGACGATTGGGTGGAAGCCTTCAGCCGCAAGTACTATCAGCGTCTGCTGCGCGCGGCGACTGAACACCGCTACACCGCGATTGCGGCGGCCACGGCTGTGATGTTCGTCTTGTTCGGTGTGGTCGGCGGCGGTCTCATCAAGTTCGTTTTTTTGCCGGAAATTGACGCTGATGAAATCATCGTGAACATCGCGCTGCCGCCGGGCTCGCCGATCGAACAGACCGAGTCGGTTACGAGGATTGTAGAGCAGCGGGGGCTTGAGTTGGTGCGCGAATTCGACGCCAAGCGCACGGATACCCTGAGCAATCTGCGGCACGTTTTCGTGGCGAACGGTTTTCAGACGTTTGAGGGCGGCCCGCGCGGTTCCGTGGACGTAGACGGCGGGCATTTGGCGCAGGTGCGGATGCTGTTCAATGGACCCGATCAGCGCAATATCGTTTCAACGGAATTCGCCGATGCCTGGCGACAGCGAGTGGGCGATCTGCCCGGCGTTGATCGAATGACTTTTCAATCAGAATTGATTCGCTCGGGATCGGATATCGGCTTGCAGCTTTCGCACGACGACTTCACGATGCTGCTGGCCGCGACCGAGCGGGTCAAAGCGGCGCTATCCGGCTATCAGGGCGTCTCGGACATTTCAGACTCGCACGCGGAAGGCAAGCGCGAGCTGCAGCTTACGCTCAATCCCGAAGCGCGCACGCTCGGTATCACAGAGCGGGACATGGCCCAGCAAGTTCGTTCGGCGTTCTTCGGAGCGGAAGCGCTCAGATTCCAGCGCGGGCGCAACGAAGTCAAAGTCATGGTGCGCTATCCCGATGAAGACAGGCGTTCACTATCGGATGTCGAGCATTTGCACGTGCGCACTCGCAATGGCGGCGAAGTGCCGTTTACCGCGGCCGCGACCGTGCAGGACGGCGTGGGCTACAGTGAAATCACGCGCACGGATCGCAAACGCGTCGTGCAGGTCTCCGCTAACGTCAATGAAGCCGAAGCTAACCCGGATGAGATTGTCGCAGATTTGCAAAACGGCCTGCTGGCGCAATTGCGCGCGGACTATCCCGGCTTGAACGTGGACTTGGAAGGCGAGAGTCGTGATCGGCGTGAGTCGCTGGGCAGCTTGGGTACGGGATTTCTGTTCGCATTGTTTCTGATTTACGGACTGTTGGCGATCCCTTTCAAGAGCTTCACGCAGCCGCTGATCGTGATGAGCGTGATTCCGTTTGGCTTTGTCGGCGCGGTGGTGGGCCACATGATCTACGGCTACAATTTGAGCCTGATGTCCATGTTCGGCCTCGTAGCACTGGCCGGCGTGGTGGTGAACGGCGCCTTGGTTTTGATTGATTGCATGAATCAGCTCCGCGACCAGGGAGTGCCTATTCGCGAGGCCGTGGTGCAAGCCGGCATCCGCCGCTTCCGGCCCATTTTGTTGACATTCTTCACGACGTTTTTTGGATTGCTGCCGCTCATGTCGGATCCGTCCGTGCAGGCCAAGTTCCTGATTCCGATGGCAATCAGTCTGGCCTTCGGAGAATTCGCCACGACGTTCATTGTGTTGATCATCATCCCTGCGTTGTATTTGATCCTTGAAGACGTGCATGATTTCTTCAAGCTGAAGGGGCGCCACTACAAGCAGGTGGCCGAAGTAACCGATTCCGATTTGAAGGCGGCGACGGCTGAAATCTAA
- a CDS encoding 30S ribosomal protein S18: MVRKPSYLEEHGIKFIDYKDIKLLQRFIAANGRILPRRLTRLDRQQQRLMTLAIKRARHLALLPFVQEAEVM; this comes from the coding sequence ATGGTGCGAAAGCCGTCCTATCTCGAAGAGCATGGGATTAAGTTCATTGACTACAAAGACATCAAGCTCTTGCAGCGCTTCATCGCCGCCAATGGCCGGATCTTGCCGCGCCGTTTGACCCGATTGGATCGCCAGCAGCAACGCCTCATGACGCTCGCCATCAAGCGCGCCCGTCACCTGGCCCTGTTGCCGTTCGTGCAAGAAGCCGAAGTGATGTAG
- the rpmG gene encoding 50S ribosomal protein L33: MAKKTKEGRIIVTLECTEARGKGLTPSRYSTMKNRKNTPERMELMKYNPFLRKMTLHKEVR, from the coding sequence ATGGCCAAGAAGACGAAAGAAGGACGCATTATCGTCACCCTCGAATGCACCGAGGCGCGTGGTAAGGGCTTGACCCCGAGCCGTTACAGCACCATGAAGAACCGCAAGAATACGCCGGAGCGCATGGAGCTGATGAAGTATAATCCGTTTCTGCGGAAGATGACGCTGCACAAAGAAGTGCGCTGA
- a CDS encoding sigma-54-dependent Fis family transcriptional regulator — protein sequence MSTTRVLLIDDDLAFRKSTAKLLEDAFCVIETSASGEAALARFAEVRFDAVLCDLMMQGMSGLELLPKLREIDPNVPIVMVTGHGSIDSAVAAMKAGAIDYVTKPFNADELRLRMMRAVEYERVRRELVLLQEQFSQTKGLGGMLGRSRAMEAVFTLANKVAASDVTVLILGETGTGKGMLAQVIHAHSARANRPFISVNCAALTPTLLESELFGHEKGAFTGAVERRMGRFELAHGGTLFLDEIGELTPELQTKLLEVVQEKRFERVGGSQTIQVDVRLITATNHNLADRVKDGKFREDLYYRLNVVPVTLPPLRARREDLEMLALHFLAEATQRLKRSPLTFSPTAWRTLLEHAWPGNVRELQNTIERAAVLCEGDEIKSLALTEMPAPRSSTPLFLDKPLKDLLREETERIEKQYLAGLLARFAGSVSKTADHAGLDRRTIFDKMKQYDLRKEDYK from the coding sequence ATGAGTACTACCCGGGTGCTACTGATTGATGACGACCTCGCATTCCGTAAGTCCACCGCAAAACTGCTGGAAGATGCGTTCTGCGTGATCGAGACCTCCGCCTCCGGCGAAGCTGCGCTGGCGCGATTCGCCGAAGTGCGTTTCGACGCGGTGCTGTGCGATTTGATGATGCAGGGGATGAGCGGCTTGGAACTCCTGCCGAAGCTGCGCGAAATTGATCCGAATGTTCCCATCGTGATGGTGACCGGCCACGGTTCAATTGACTCGGCCGTGGCGGCGATGAAAGCCGGCGCCATAGACTACGTGACGAAACCGTTTAACGCCGACGAGCTGCGCTTGCGGATGATGCGAGCGGTGGAATATGAGCGAGTCCGGCGCGAATTGGTGCTCCTGCAAGAGCAATTCTCACAGACCAAAGGGCTTGGCGGTATGTTGGGGCGCAGCCGCGCGATGGAGGCTGTATTCACGCTCGCCAATAAGGTAGCAGCAAGCGACGTCACCGTGCTGATTTTGGGTGAAACCGGCACGGGTAAGGGGATGCTTGCGCAGGTGATTCATGCGCATTCCGCGCGCGCGAACAGGCCGTTCATCAGCGTGAATTGCGCCGCTCTCACGCCCACGCTGCTGGAAAGCGAGCTCTTCGGCCATGAGAAGGGCGCGTTTACCGGCGCAGTCGAGCGCCGCATGGGCCGTTTTGAACTGGCGCACGGCGGCACGCTGTTTCTTGATGAGATTGGTGAACTCACTCCGGAATTGCAGACGAAGCTGTTGGAAGTTGTGCAAGAGAAGCGTTTCGAGCGTGTGGGGGGGTCGCAGACGATTCAGGTGGATGTGCGGCTGATCACCGCCACGAATCACAATCTGGCGGATCGCGTGAAGGACGGGAAATTCCGTGAAGACCTGTACTACCGTTTGAATGTCGTACCGGTCACGCTGCCGCCGCTGCGGGCACGGCGCGAAGACCTTGAAATGTTGGCATTGCACTTTCTCGCCGAGGCCACGCAGCGCCTGAAGCGATCACCGCTCACGTTTTCCCCGACGGCGTGGAGAACGCTGCTTGAACACGCTTGGCCGGGTAACGTGCGCGAGCTGCAGAATACGATTGAACGCGCGGCCGTGCTGTGTGAAGGCGATGAAATAAAGTCCCTCGCCCTAACGGAGATGCCGGCGCCACGTTCTTCCACCCCGTTGTTCCTCGACAAGCCGCTGAAGGACCTTTTGCGGGAAGAGACCGAGCGTATTGAGAAACAATATCTGGCGGGACTTCTCGCGAGATTTGCCGGCAGCGTTA
- the rpmB gene encoding 50S ribosomal protein L28 — protein sequence MSRVCPVTGRGRHKANTVSHANNKARKWQYPNLRSKRFFDEATGQWVRVRVSARGLKTLTKNGLPADWRKQLELMAAIHSHTHQA from the coding sequence ATGTCCCGAGTTTGTCCCGTCACAGGCCGCGGTCGCCACAAAGCGAATACCGTCAGCCACGCCAACAACAAGGCGCGCAAGTGGCAGTACCCGAATCTGCGTTCCAAACGCTTCTTCGATGAAGCTACAGGTCAGTGGGTGCGCGTGCGAGTATCCGCGCGCGGTCTCAAAACCCTGACCAAGAACGGTCTGCCTGCCGATTGGCGCAAGCAGCTTGAGTTGATGGCAGCGATTCACTCGCATACCCACCAGGCGTAA
- a CDS encoding HAMP domain-containing protein, translating to MLKSPLLLRTMLWTLVTGAILTAGSLFVFQRVVTGSVVRTVGDELMTSQRVLRQLLDQQQDFLHAVAVNQADYLAMFDTQTAPDSAADRARRYLDLAMLDLLQIEDSAGNVLTSVVRGNPDLSAQRDLFKLAGLRFQYDDMYLYQIASADFPGMTGKRVFVGKRLDTRWLWGLSEITRSRMAVFTGDRFLFVSVDSSYIQPLTASLPWDMTAAVKPIGLKLADQDMLVMCEGLPGGPSPDLCVLLLRNLEPELAMLGSVNRSVGFLAVSLLLVLTLLAAIAVASLVQRVQTLNRAASALELGDPDVPLVQAGRDELASLSRRFGAMRAKLRERQSELEQLNGKLAEQMRDLRTAQHQLVQSEKLSTVGKLSAQLSHELNNPICNIQNCVEVLRKHGAQGEAQEYVELIRDEVGRMAKLTRQLLDFHRPAKEEFRPNNLNQVADAVMRVSAPQLDSKGITLRREFAPDLPELWCDSDQMKQVLLNLILNAADAMPAGGTLTVATHGDDEHVTLDVSDTGFGMDEATREKIFDAFFTTKSAVAGVGLGLFVCYRIVRLHGGLIDVRSQQGMGSTFSVKLPLKPAHIASEESAAV from the coding sequence ATGCTGAAATCCCCGCTGCTGCTCAGAACCATGCTGTGGACGCTCGTGACCGGCGCCATCTTGACCGCCGGGAGCCTGTTCGTCTTCCAGCGCGTCGTGACCGGGAGCGTTGTGCGTACCGTCGGCGATGAATTGATGACGAGCCAACGCGTGCTGCGGCAGCTACTCGATCAACAACAGGACTTCTTGCATGCCGTCGCCGTCAATCAGGCCGATTACCTGGCCATGTTCGACACGCAGACCGCGCCGGACAGCGCTGCGGACCGGGCGCGCCGCTATCTCGATCTGGCGATGCTCGACCTGCTGCAAATTGAGGACTCCGCAGGAAATGTGTTGACCAGCGTTGTGCGCGGAAATCCGGACCTGTCCGCGCAGCGCGATCTGTTCAAACTCGCCGGACTGCGTTTTCAGTACGACGACATGTATCTCTATCAGATCGCGTCCGCGGACTTCCCCGGCATGACCGGTAAGCGAGTTTTTGTCGGGAAACGTCTGGATACACGCTGGCTGTGGGGATTGTCCGAAATCACCCGCAGCCGCATGGCCGTCTTCACCGGAGACCGGTTCCTGTTTGTGAGTGTTGATTCAAGTTACATTCAGCCGTTGACCGCCTCGCTGCCGTGGGACATGACCGCCGCCGTGAAACCGATCGGGTTGAAGCTGGCGGATCAAGACATGCTTGTCATGTGCGAAGGGCTGCCGGGCGGTCCTTCGCCGGACCTTTGCGTGCTTCTGCTGCGTAATCTGGAACCGGAGTTGGCGATGCTGGGCTCGGTCAACCGCAGCGTCGGTTTTCTCGCCGTCTCACTGCTGCTCGTGCTCACTCTGTTGGCCGCGATTGCAGTGGCTAGCCTCGTGCAACGCGTTCAGACTCTGAATCGCGCCGCGTCCGCGCTTGAACTCGGCGACCCGGATGTGCCGCTCGTGCAGGCCGGTCGCGACGAATTAGCCAGCCTTAGTCGGCGCTTTGGCGCCATGCGTGCGAAGCTGCGTGAACGGCAGTCCGAGCTCGAGCAGCTTAACGGTAAACTTGCGGAGCAGATGCGCGACCTCCGAACGGCGCAGCACCAGCTCGTGCAATCCGAAAAACTCAGCACGGTCGGCAAGCTCTCGGCGCAGCTCTCGCACGAGTTGAACAATCCGATTTGCAATATCCAAAACTGTGTCGAAGTTCTGCGGAAGCATGGCGCGCAGGGCGAGGCACAGGAGTATGTTGAACTGATTCGCGACGAAGTCGGTCGCATGGCCAAGCTCACGCGGCAGTTACTGGACTTTCATCGCCCGGCGAAAGAAGAGTTCCGGCCGAACAATTTGAATCAGGTTGCCGATGCCGTAATGCGCGTCTCGGCTCCTCAGCTTGACAGCAAAGGCATCACGCTGCGCCGAGAGTTTGCCCCCGACCTGCCCGAGTTGTGGTGTGACTCCGATCAGATGAAGCAGGTCCTCCTCAACCTGATTCTTAATGCGGCGGACGCGATGCCCGCAGGCGGCACATTGACCGTGGCAACACACGGTGATGATGAGCATGTCACGCTCGACGTATCGGACACCGGATTCGGCATGGACGAGGCCACGCGCGAAAAGATATTCGACGCGTTCTTCACCACGAAGTCCGCGGTAGCCGGAGTCGGATTGGGCCTGTTCGTATGCTATCGGATTGTCCGCCTGCACGGTGGACTCATTGACGTCCGTTCGCAGCAGGGAATGGGCTCCACGTTCAGCGTGAAGCTGCCGCTGAAGCCCGCGCATATCGCCAGTGAAGAAAGCGCCGCCGTATGA
- a CDS encoding vitamin B12-dependent ribonucleotide reductase, translating to MQFARRYTREGQDIYADLRFVPWTSKLTSPDGRVLFEAKDIYAPESWSQVAVDVLAQKYLRKAGVPMATRPIWEEGVPEWLLRHEPDLAILDKMPESARFAGERDSKQVFRRLAGCWTYWGWKSGYFDDEHSARVFFDELQFMLAAQVCAPNSPQWFNTGLYWAYSIEGRAQGHYFVNPKTGQLERSRNAYERPQPHACFIQSVEDDLVNEGGIMDLWVREARLFKYGSGTGTNFSKVRGEDEHLSGGGVSSGLMSFLKIGDRAAGAIKSGGTTRRAAKMVCLDADHPDVEEFIQWKVVEEQKVAALVAGSKVCEARLNEILKAAHDTSVALDSRLNPKHNAALRSAITRARRDFIPDPYIHRTLQFAAQGYTAMRIDTYDTDWNNAAYQTVSGQNSNNSIRLNNKFMRAVERDEKWDLTARIDGRVMRTLRARDLWNEIAEAAWASADPGVQYDTTINEWNTCPADGRIDASNPCSEYMFLDDTACNLASLNLLKFLNPSERTFDVALYRHAIRVWTTVLDISVEMAQFPSQSIAQRSYEYRTLGLGYANLGTVAMVLGMAYDSPEARAWCSALTAVLTGESYRTSAEMAAGLGAFPAYQRNHDAMLRVIRNHRRAAYGGTLDGYENLTVMPVPLDVAHCPEYLADAARDVWDEALALGVQNGYRNAQSTVIAPTGTIGLVMDCDTTGIEPDFALVKYKKLAGGGYFRIINSSVPLALENLGYPEAQIRQITHYVSGTSTLDGSPHVNRDTLRAKGLPDDALDRVEAQLKGAFSITFAITPWVIGADIVRDRLKITESDMRAANGDLLTALGFTKEQIRQANDHICGRMTIEGAPHLKPEHLPVFDCANQCGAYGQRYIQPLAHLKMMAAAQPFISGAISKTINLPRHASVENIKDAYYQSWRLMLKAVALYRDGSKLSQPLNSTADDFGIAGLGLEEPEHVTDTISDAVEKIIYETRRRRLPDRRYGYTQKARIGGHKIYLRTGEYEDGTLGEIFLDMHKEGASFRSLMNCFAIAVSLGLQHGVPLDEYVDAFVFTRFDPNGPVGGNDHIKYATSVIDYVFRELAISYLERHDLAHVVDAHTETTRSDAINGGKHAPEEAAVITIAHDTIEEKADREEDPSTPSQASGAHSAVAEVVATQTYGGHGVPVETNGHSTNGHLNGGGKAKLIEIARIQGYEGDACSECGSFTMVRNGTCLKCATCGSTSGCS from the coding sequence TTGCAATTTGCCCGCAGATATACTCGTGAGGGGCAGGACATCTATGCCGATCTGCGATTCGTCCCCTGGACATCAAAGCTGACCTCGCCGGACGGGCGGGTCTTGTTCGAAGCCAAGGACATCTACGCGCCCGAGAGCTGGTCGCAGGTGGCCGTGGATGTGCTCGCGCAGAAATACCTGCGTAAGGCGGGCGTACCCATGGCAACCCGGCCGATTTGGGAAGAGGGTGTCCCCGAGTGGCTGCTCCGGCACGAGCCGGACTTAGCCATATTGGACAAGATGCCCGAGTCGGCCCGGTTTGCAGGAGAGCGTGACTCGAAGCAGGTCTTCCGCCGGCTGGCAGGCTGCTGGACGTATTGGGGCTGGAAGTCCGGTTACTTTGACGATGAGCATTCGGCCCGCGTCTTTTTCGACGAGCTTCAGTTTATGCTGGCGGCTCAAGTCTGTGCGCCCAATAGTCCTCAGTGGTTCAACACCGGGCTCTATTGGGCGTATTCTATTGAAGGCCGGGCACAGGGCCACTATTTTGTGAACCCAAAAACGGGGCAGCTCGAACGCTCACGCAATGCCTATGAGCGGCCCCAGCCGCACGCATGCTTCATTCAGTCGGTTGAGGATGACCTTGTGAATGAGGGCGGCATCATGGACCTGTGGGTCCGTGAAGCGCGTCTGTTCAAGTACGGCTCGGGCACCGGGACCAATTTCTCCAAGGTGCGCGGCGAAGACGAGCACCTTTCCGGCGGTGGGGTTTCCAGCGGTCTGATGAGCTTTCTGAAGATCGGCGACCGCGCGGCAGGAGCCATCAAGTCGGGCGGCACGACGCGGCGCGCGGCGAAAATGGTTTGTCTTGACGCCGACCACCCGGATGTCGAAGAGTTTATTCAGTGGAAGGTCGTCGAGGAGCAGAAGGTCGCCGCGCTTGTAGCGGGTTCGAAGGTGTGCGAGGCGCGTCTGAACGAAATTCTCAAGGCGGCGCACGACACCAGCGTCGCTCTGGATTCCCGCCTCAACCCCAAGCATAACGCCGCGCTCCGCTCGGCCATTACGCGCGCGCGCCGCGACTTCATTCCGGATCCGTACATCCATCGTACGCTGCAATTCGCCGCGCAGGGCTATACGGCCATGCGGATTGACACCTACGACACGGATTGGAACAATGCGGCCTATCAGACGGTGTCAGGTCAGAATTCGAACAACTCGATCCGCCTGAACAACAAGTTCATGCGCGCCGTAGAGCGTGATGAGAAATGGGATTTGACCGCGCGCATTGACGGCCGCGTGATGCGCACGTTACGCGCCCGCGACTTGTGGAACGAGATCGCGGAAGCTGCGTGGGCTTCGGCTGATCCCGGTGTTCAGTATGATACGACGATCAACGAGTGGAACACCTGCCCGGCGGACGGTCGAATTGACGCGTCGAATCCGTGCAGCGAATACATGTTCCTCGACGATACGGCCTGCAATCTCGCCAGTCTGAACCTGCTGAAGTTCCTCAATCCGTCAGAGCGGACATTTGACGTAGCGCTGTACCGTCACGCTATTCGTGTGTGGACGACGGTGTTGGACATTTCGGTTGAAATGGCGCAGTTCCCGTCGCAGAGCATTGCCCAGCGGTCGTATGAATATCGCACGCTCGGCCTAGGCTATGCGAATTTGGGCACGGTGGCGATGGTGCTCGGCATGGCCTATGACAGCCCCGAGGCGCGGGCGTGGTGCTCGGCACTAACGGCGGTGTTGACGGGCGAATCGTACCGCACCTCGGCTGAAATGGCCGCGGGTCTTGGCGCCTTCCCGGCGTACCAACGCAATCACGACGCCATGTTGCGCGTGATTCGCAACCACAGGCGCGCCGCTTACGGCGGCACGCTCGATGGCTATGAAAATCTCACGGTCATGCCCGTGCCGCTCGACGTGGCGCACTGTCCGGAATACCTGGCCGACGCGGCCCGCGATGTTTGGGACGAAGCGCTGGCGCTCGGTGTCCAGAACGGCTACCGCAATGCACAATCCACGGTGATCGCGCCGACGGGAACGATCGGTCTGGTAATGGATTGCGATACGACCGGCATTGAACCGGATTTTGCGCTGGTCAAATATAAGAAACTCGCTGGCGGCGGTTACTTCCGTATCATCAACAGCAGCGTGCCGCTGGCGCTCGAAAATCTCGGGTATCCTGAGGCGCAGATTCGCCAGATAACTCATTACGTTTCCGGCACGAGCACGCTCGATGGCTCGCCGCATGTCAATCGCGACACATTGCGCGCCAAGGGTTTGCCCGATGATGCGCTCGATCGCGTCGAAGCGCAGCTCAAAGGCGCTTTCAGCATCACGTTCGCCATCACGCCGTGGGTTATTGGCGCCGACATCGTGCGCGACCGTCTGAAGATCACCGAATCTGACATGCGCGCGGCTAACGGCGATCTGTTGACGGCGCTTGGTTTCACCAAAGAGCAGATTCGTCAGGCCAACGATCATATCTGCGGTCGCATGACGATTGAGGGCGCGCCGCACCTGAAGCCCGAGCATCTACCCGTCTTTGATTGCGCGAACCAATGCGGCGCGTACGGTCAGCGCTACATTCAGCCATTGGCGCATTTGAAGATGATGGCCGCGGCGCAGCCGTTCATCAGCGGCGCGATCTCCAAAACGATCAACTTGCCGCGTCACGCCTCGGTTGAGAATATCAAGGACGCCTACTATCAGAGTTGGCGCTTGATGCTGAAGGCGGTGGCGCTTTACCGTGACGGATCCAAGCTATCGCAGCCGCTAAACTCCACGGCCGATGATTTTGGCATCGCGGGGCTGGGCCTTGAGGAACCGGAGCATGTTACGGACACGATCAGTGACGCGGTCGAGAAGATTATCTATGAAACGCGCCGCCGCAGGCTGCCCGACCGTCGTTACGGCTACACACAGAAGGCCCGCATCGGCGGTCACAAGATCTATCTGCGCACGGGTGAATATGAAGACGGCACGCTGGGCGAGATATTCCTCGACATGCACAAGGAAGGCGCGTCCTTCCGCAGCTTGATGAATTGTTTCGCGATTGCCGTCAGCCTAGGCTTGCAGCACGGCGTGCCGCTGGATGAATACGTGGACGCTTTTGTGTTCACGCGTTTTGATCCGAATGGTCCGGTCGGCGGCAACGATCACATCAAGTACGCGACGTCGGTCATTGACTACGTGTTCCGCGAACTCGCCATCAGCTATCTCGAACGCCACGACCTGGCGCATGTCGTGGATGCTCACACCGAAACGACGCGCAGTGATGCCATCAACGGCGGCAAGCACGCGCCGGAAGAGGCCGCCGTCATAACGATTGCCCACGACACCATTGAGGAGAAGGCCGATCGTGAAGAAGATCCCAGCACGCCGTCCCAAGCATCTGGTGCTCATTCTGCAGTTGCGGAAGTTGTGGCAACGCAAACGTACGGAGGACATGGCGTCCCCGTCGAAACGAACGGCCACAGCACGAACGGACACCTGAACGGCGGCGGCAAAGCCAAGCTGATTGAGATTGCCCGAATTCAAGGCTACGAAGGCGACGCGTGCAGCGAATGCGGCAGCTTCACGATGGTACGCAACGGCACGTGCCTGAAGTGCGCCACCTGCGGCAGTACGAGCGGATGCAGCTAA